The genomic region CTTTGAAGTAAGAAAATTAGACATTTTGAGTGTTAAAAACTTAAAACGGCCACATCAGCCACTgtttgtgctctttcagtcatctttTATCAGCAATCAGCAATTTGAAGTAAAATGCCAACCTTGCAAGGAGAAATCTCGTGATTTATGACATAATGCAGATGTTTCCAAGGCAGATCTGAATTTTCAATTTTATTAGCATTTTTGTTGAGATTTCTAACCAGCAATTCCATTTGCAGGCATAAAGTAATATTAATTATCATTTGTGAGAGGAATTAGCATCAAGATTGGTCTGCATATCAATTTCAGTCACATTGTACCTTCCTAATAACAGTAGTACAACTTTTCAGACTTCTAATGCGGTGCCATACAACTGAATCAGGCCATGCAGCAGCTTGTAAGTGCAAAAGGTTCAATTAAATATTGTTTTAGAGGTTGTTAAATTTTATCAGCATTTTgacaataaaaatatattatttctggagggtttcatgttattttctgcCCTagggtttgttctgatttttcaacaGCAGTTAAGGTTTATTTCCTAAACCAGAAACTTGTGAGAGGAATTAGCATCAAGATGGGTCTGCATATCAATTTCAATCACATTGTACCTTCCTCAACAGTAGTACAACTTTCAGACTTCTAATGCAGTGCCATACAACTGTACCAGGCCATGCAGCAGCTTGTAAGTGCAAAAGGTTCAATTAAATATTGTTTTAGAGGTTGTTAAATTTTATCAACATTTtaacaataaattttttattttttatttttttttgataggtaataggccgtaACCGCAATATTTTTATTGAATTGTAAGAGTTACACCTCggttcagtgtgggcactggtaggaaagaaccgaggtaacaaaacctccagtctagcccaAGGAATTTCTTCCTAGCAGATGAGTTTAACAATAAATATATATTACTTTTGGAGGGTTTCAAGTTATTTTCTGCCCTAGGGGTTGTCCTGATTTTTCAACAGCAGTTAAAGTTTATTTAATAAACCAGAAATTTAAATTTTCAGAATTAAATATTGGTTGGCACATTCCGTTTTCAATTGAATATTAAGAAATAAAAACCAGGGTTTGCCATTACAATATTATGGGGACATTATAACAACTatttaaaacaaaaacaagaaagggaaatttgaggaATGATAGCTAACCTGCTCAACCTTGCATATGTTGATAGCATGTAGCAATATGATACAATACTTGGCCCCAATCCCCTTTCTTTTATTTCCATGAATAGAGTTCTACCTTCTTCAACCATGTCTGCTATGCAATAAACATTTAATATTGCCTCATAGGTCTGTTGGTTCAATTCGCAGTCCGATTGCTGCATATATTCAAATAGCTCTATTGCATCATCAAAGTTGCCAACCCTTGCAGAAGATACAATCAATGCATTATATGACTCAACAGAGCCGTCCATGCCTGCCTCATCCATTATGTCAAAGAAATAATAGCATTCTTCATCAAGCCCTCCTCTAGCATACATCTCTATAATAGAGTTGTATGTATCTTCGTTTGGCTCACTTCCAACCTCATTCATGGTATTAAATGCAACAATAGCATCCTGATGTCAAACTTCGCTGTTAGACAATCTACCACAACAAAAACTGTAATTGCATGAAAGGTGCTTCGAGTAATATTGAAATTGCAGAAAAATGCAATTTGTATCATCTATGTACAAATGAAGCAAGCCCACAGCTCGAGGGAAAAAAAGCACTGAAAAATCAATAGCAGTGAAAATTACCTCATAAAGTGCTGCATTTCCATAAGCATCAATAAAGCTGTTGAAAACTTCCACACTGGGTACTATTCCCCTAGTTTGCATGCGTTGCAGTATTTGCTTTGCATCTTCGTGTAGGCCACCCTTTGCACAGGCAAGCATTATCCCGTTGTAGGTTTCCATCACAGGTTCTACATTCTCTCGCACCATGTCATGGAAAAGTGAAATGACCTCCTGGTAATAGCCTCCTTTTCCAAAAACATCAATGAGGGTATTGTAAGTAACAACATCAGGATCAGTACTACTTGCCTTCATTGAAAGAAAAAGCTCTCTTACATCATCATATTGCCCACTTTTCCCATAGCAACTCAATAAGGTACTATATGTTGAAGCATTTGGGGTGCACCCTGCATTTTGCATTTGCCTAAAAACACCCACAGCTTTCTTGACAATACCAGACTTTGCATAGGCCTCCAACAGTAGATTATATGCAGTAACATCTGGAAAATTGCCCGCCAACTCCAACTCTCTTAAAAGTTCCGGGACTCTGTCAAGTAAACCTGCCTGCCCGAACGTTTCGACCACATAAGTATAAGTAAATTCATTTGGAACAATGCCAGCCTCATTCATCGTCCTAAACACCATCTCAGCCTCATTGGATAAGCCCCGGCTGGCACAAGCACCTAGCAAAGTATTGTAAGTAATAATATCCGGTTGAATACCTTCATGCCTCATTTGTGCAAATAGACCCAACAAACCTTCCCAATCGTACCCACCTTTGGCACAGGCATTTATGATAGTATTGTATGTGATAAGATTGGGAGTTATCCTCTCCCTTTTCATCCTGGCAAGCAGATGAAGCGAGGTCTCATACTGCCCATTCCGACCATAAGCATTTATCAATGCTGTGAAGGAATAAACATCCCAACCCACACCCTGCTCAGGCATTTCCTCAAAAATCTCAGAGCATTTATCAAGCAGCCCCTCTCTGCCCATAATCCCAATCACAATTGTATAGATATGTTCATTGGGTTTGCACCACAGTTGCCTCTGCATATACTTGAACAGCCTGAGAGTCCTCTGCCAGTCCCCTCTCTGCGCAAATTCTCTGAAAATTACAGAGAAGTCATTCAATAAGAGCTTCTTCTTGTAAGGCTCCAAGCATTTGGCTACACTGCCACGAGGGGGCAAGCTGCTAATCTTATTTATTACAGTCTCCACGTCGTAGCTATATTTTCCTGCCTCTACAATAGGCGAGGGGTTTCCCATAACCAATTGTCTTTCCTTCACTTTTGCCACATGTAATTCCCCTAAACCTCTTCTACTGGGTTTTAATGAGCTAAAATAATGAAGAGAATTTCCCTCCTTGACAATCCTACATACACATGGGGGTTTTGACAGCTTACCTGAGGTAAAGACATTAGAATGCCTTTTCTTCCATTTGGGCGCCGCCCTGGATTGTTCAGGCTGTCTCAGATGAAGATTTGCACACACTGGCTGGGGATCCAACCTCACAATATAGTACGCCATTCCTATGTTACTATTTTGAGCCTTCTGTTAACCAGCTGTAATCATTTTAAATCTTCTCTGCCTCAAATTCAATAATTCCTACAACGCATGCCAAATACCAGTCGATAAGCAGGTTGCTGTTGTAAACAAAATCTCTGTTGAAAATGCGCCGCCTTACGGCATTGCCATATCTATAAGTGAGAATTCGCTCACGTAAATATGGTGCTGAAAGAAACACGTAAatttcatcagaaatataatgtTTTTCACTACATGTTATCCATACGTTCAATCTCGAACTCCCACACTACCCAACATTTTGTTCAGTATGGATGAAGGAAACATGACGTTCCTCAGTGCCACAATTGATTCTAATCCACAATTTAGGTAGTTTGTAGGGAATAAATGACtggtttattttttaaaattcaaataaaataattaaaataaaagcaTAAAT from Cryptomeria japonica chromosome 3, Sugi_1.0, whole genome shotgun sequence harbors:
- the LOC131070452 gene encoding pentatricopeptide repeat-containing protein At1g74850, chloroplastic, with the translated sequence MAYYIVRLDPQPVCANLHLRQPEQSRAAPKWKKRHSNVFTSGKLSKPPCVCRIVKEGNSLHYFSSLKPSRRGLGELHVAKVKERQLVMGNPSPIVEAGKYSYDVETVINKISSLPPRGSVAKCLEPYKKKLLLNDFSVIFREFAQRGDWQRTLRLFKYMQRQLWCKPNEHIYTIVIGIMGREGLLDKCSEIFEEMPEQGVGWDVYSFTALINAYGRNGQYETSLHLLARMKRERITPNLITYNTIINACAKGGYDWEGLLGLFAQMRHEGIQPDIITYNTLLGACASRGLSNEAEMVFRTMNEAGIVPNEFTYTYVVETFGQAGLLDRVPELLRELELAGNFPDVTAYNLLLEAYAKSGIVKKAVGVFRQMQNAGCTPNASTYSTLLSCYGKSGQYDDVRELFLSMKASSTDPDVVTYNTLIDVFGKGGYYQEVISLFHDMVRENVEPVMETYNGIMLACAKGGLHEDAKQILQRMQTRGIVPSVEVFNSFIDAYGNAALYEDAIVAFNTMNEVGSEPNEDTYNSIIEMYARGGLDEECYYFFDIMDEAGMDGSVESYNALIVSSARVGNFDDAIELFEYMQQSDCELNQQTYEAILNVYCIADMVEEGRTLFMEIKERGLGPSIVSYCYMLSTYARLSRWDDAYELLEEMQTPRVPNSLRVFGAMIKGDYDDDSNWQVVEYLFDTLKTEGLGVAMVFYNAVLDALWWLGQKARAAKVLEEARKRRVFTEVFRKTKLVSSVDVHRMSVGAALTSVSIWLTDTHRLATNRENISQLASIITVRGELEQNKGAKQFPVAKAVFSFLQDIKAPFSYVAWSKGRIICNKTQLQRWILKSHMIESIALVNLLLPAPCTRIDSMHIQEGENENYGEVERKEAISKELTSV